In the genome of Nocardia terpenica, one region contains:
- the glnA gene encoding type I glutamate--ammonia ligase, protein MAFSTADEVIKYIKEEDVEYVDIRFCDLPGIQQHFSIPAKAFTADLAEEGLAFDGSSVRGFQSIDESDMLLLPDFETARIDPFRAAKTLNLNFFVHDPFTREAYSRDPRNIARKAEEYLRSTGIADTAYFGPEAEFYIFDSIRYDSQMNGAFYEIESISGSWNTGAEFNPDGTLNRGYKVRNKGGYFPVAPYDHYVDLRDKISTNLQDSGFELERGHHEVGTAGQAEINYRFNTLLSAADDLMLFKYIVKNTAWAEGKTVTFMPKPLFGDNGSGMHVHQSLWKDGKPLFHDEAGYGGLSDLARWYIGGILHHAPSLLAFTNPTVNSYHRLVPGFEAPINLVYSQRNRSAAVRIPVTGNNPKAKRIEFRAPDSSGNPYLAFAAMLMAGLDGIKKKIEPAAPVDKDLYELPPEEAKNIAQAPTSLASVIDRLEQDHEYLTEGNVFTEDLIETWIQLKRDNEIAPINLRPHPYEFELYYDV, encoded by the coding sequence GTGGCGTTCAGCACGGCCGACGAGGTCATCAAGTACATCAAGGAGGAGGACGTCGAGTACGTCGACATCCGATTCTGCGACCTCCCGGGTATCCAGCAGCACTTCTCGATCCCGGCCAAGGCGTTCACCGCGGACCTCGCGGAGGAGGGCCTGGCGTTCGACGGTTCTTCGGTGCGCGGCTTCCAGTCGATCGATGAGTCGGACATGCTGCTGCTGCCCGACTTCGAGACGGCTCGGATCGATCCGTTCCGTGCCGCGAAGACGCTGAACCTGAACTTCTTCGTGCACGACCCGTTCACCCGCGAGGCCTACAGCCGCGACCCGCGCAATATCGCGCGCAAGGCCGAGGAGTACCTGCGCTCCACCGGCATCGCCGACACCGCGTACTTCGGTCCCGAGGCGGAGTTCTACATCTTCGACTCGATCCGCTACGACTCGCAGATGAACGGCGCCTTCTACGAGATCGAGTCGATCTCCGGTTCCTGGAACACCGGTGCGGAGTTCAACCCGGACGGCACCCTCAACCGCGGCTACAAGGTGCGCAACAAGGGCGGCTACTTCCCGGTCGCGCCCTACGACCACTACGTCGACCTGCGCGACAAGATCTCGACCAACCTGCAGGACTCCGGTTTCGAGCTGGAGCGCGGCCACCACGAGGTGGGCACCGCCGGTCAGGCCGAGATCAACTACCGGTTCAACACCCTGCTGTCCGCGGCCGACGATCTGATGCTGTTCAAGTACATCGTGAAGAACACCGCGTGGGCCGAGGGCAAGACCGTCACCTTCATGCCGAAGCCGCTGTTCGGTGACAACGGTTCGGGCATGCACGTGCACCAGTCGCTGTGGAAGGACGGCAAGCCGCTGTTCCACGACGAGGCGGGTTACGGCGGCCTGTCGGATCTCGCGCGCTGGTACATCGGCGGCATCCTGCACCACGCGCCGTCGCTGCTGGCGTTCACCAACCCGACGGTGAACTCCTACCACCGCCTGGTGCCGGGCTTCGAGGCCCCGATCAACCTGGTGTACTCGCAGCGCAATCGCTCTGCGGCCGTGCGCATTCCGGTCACCGGCAACAACCCGAAGGCCAAGCGCATCGAGTTCCGCGCGCCGGACTCCTCGGGCAACCCGTACCTGGCCTTCGCCGCCATGCTGATGGCCGGCCTGGACGGCATCAAGAAGAAGATCGAGCCCGCCGCCCCGGTCGACAAGGACCTCTACGAGCTCCCGCCGGAGGAGGCCAAGAACATCGCGCAGGCCCCCACCAGCCTGGCCTCGGTCATCGACAGGCTCGAGCAGGACCACGAATACCTCACCGAGGGCAACGTCTTCACCGAGGACCTGATCGAGACCTGGATCCAGCTCAAGCGGGACAACGAGATCGCCCCGATCAACCTGCGCCCGCACCCGTACGAGTTCGAGCTGTACTACGACGTGTAA
- a CDS encoding RDD family protein — MARITGSWLSGPNAGDPGEPGAEEYPGKLLGLPESGAGSLAPMVRRIVALFVDWFIAMGIAALIVRGGSVNTMTLVVWFVIGVVTVTLFGFTPGQFFLRMRVIRIDADATVGIVRALARQVLLVFVVPALFTDSDGRGMHDRATGTALLRSR; from the coding sequence ATGGCACGAATCACCGGCTCCTGGTTGTCCGGACCGAACGCGGGCGATCCCGGAGAGCCGGGGGCGGAGGAGTATCCGGGCAAGCTGCTGGGGCTGCCGGAGAGCGGGGCCGGATCGCTGGCGCCGATGGTGCGGCGCATCGTCGCACTGTTCGTGGACTGGTTCATCGCCATGGGCATCGCGGCGCTGATCGTGCGCGGCGGGTCGGTGAACACCATGACGCTGGTGGTGTGGTTCGTGATCGGCGTCGTGACCGTGACGCTGTTCGGCTTCACGCCGGGGCAGTTCTTCCTGCGGATGCGGGTGATCCGGATCGACGCCGACGCCACGGTGGGCATCGTGCGCGCCCTGGCCCGGCAGGTGCTGCTGGTCTTCGTGGTGCCCGCGCTGTTCACCGACTCCGACGGTCGCGGCATGCACGACCGTGCCACCGGTACGGCGCTGCTGCGTTCGCGCTAG
- a CDS encoding SDR family NAD(P)-dependent oxidoreductase, translating to MPDFVSRTALVTGASTGLGFALARRLVDDGATVILHAPDRESGERALEELTKDGAEPLRLRLVVADFTRMSEVFSLAGELARTAGSLDLLVNNAAIAGPERRTRTEDGHEVTLQVNYLAPYVITRALTDALTAAHGRVVNIASALHRGGSIAWNDLDRRQGYYLPLPVYAQSKLALAMFTRTLAETAHGAFGAVSVDPGNVKTAMLKVYGQVGRPAAEVAAEIATLCDPAHPVTDGGYYVRLESVAPGALVENASIRARLAKLSARLTEIH from the coding sequence CCCGATTTCGTTTCCCGTACCGCGCTCGTCACCGGCGCCAGCACCGGCCTGGGGTTCGCGCTGGCCCGCCGCCTGGTCGACGACGGCGCGACCGTCATCCTGCACGCACCCGACCGGGAGTCCGGTGAGCGGGCGCTGGAGGAGCTGACCAAGGACGGGGCCGAGCCGCTGCGCCTGCGGCTGGTGGTCGCCGATTTCACCCGGATGAGCGAGGTGTTCTCGCTCGCAGGCGAACTGGCCCGCACCGCGGGGTCGCTGGACCTGCTGGTCAACAATGCCGCCATCGCCGGACCGGAGCGGCGCACCCGCACCGAGGACGGTCACGAGGTGACGCTGCAGGTGAATTACCTTGCGCCCTATGTGATCACCCGCGCGCTCACCGATGCGCTGACCGCCGCGCACGGCCGCGTCGTGAACATCGCCTCGGCGCTGCACCGCGGCGGCAGCATCGCGTGGAACGACCTGGACCGCAGGCAGGGCTACTACCTGCCGCTGCCGGTCTACGCGCAGTCCAAGCTGGCGCTGGCGATGTTCACCCGCACCCTCGCCGAGACCGCGCACGGCGCGTTCGGCGCGGTCAGCGTCGACCCGGGCAATGTCAAGACCGCCATGCTGAAGGTCTACGGCCAGGTGGGCCGCCCCGCGGCCGAGGTCGCCGCGGAAATCGCCACGCTGTGCGATCCCGCGCATCCGGTGACCGACGGCGGGTACTACGTGCGACTCGAATCGGTCGCGCCCGGCGCGCTGGTCGAGAACGCGAGCATTCGCGCCCGGCTGGCCAAACTCAGCGCCCGACTCACCGAAATCCACTGA
- a CDS encoding HIT family protein — protein sequence MWTTILKVEHFKRRMTYTQVIDMNLPTSGLKVISDMSNLSWPSNWDDLTSGIGCEMCNSSRPDNDRHGIRIFRSEHVDAILQRANVQRGYTLVIWRGRHVNEPFELSESEALEYWHAVMTVGAALTDYYQPLKMNYETLGNSLPHLHTHMLPRYVEDPAPGRPFPLLPLDGSEPAISGEELEQDGKALSTALGHSRH from the coding sequence ATGTGGACTACAATTCTCAAGGTCGAACACTTCAAGCGGCGCATGACATATACGCAGGTGATCGACATGAATTTGCCTACGAGTGGTCTGAAGGTGATATCCGACATGAGCAACCTTAGTTGGCCATCCAATTGGGATGACCTGACCAGCGGAATCGGCTGCGAAATGTGTAATTCGAGCCGCCCCGATAATGATCGCCATGGTATTCGGATATTCCGCTCCGAACACGTAGACGCCATTCTCCAGCGTGCCAATGTGCAGCGAGGTTACACCCTGGTCATCTGGCGCGGTCGACACGTCAACGAACCATTCGAGCTCTCCGAATCGGAAGCTTTGGAGTATTGGCACGCCGTTATGACCGTTGGAGCAGCCCTGACGGACTACTACCAGCCGCTGAAGATGAACTACGAGACGCTCGGAAACAGCCTCCCTCATCTACACACTCATATGCTTCCGCGATATGTCGAAGACCCAGCACCAGGCCGACCCTTTCCACTTTTGCCGCTGGATGGTTCCGAGCCTGCCATCTCGGGCGAAGAGCTCGAGCAGGACGGCAAGGCATTGTCGACAGCCTTGGGTCACTCTCGCCACTAA
- a CDS encoding 50S ribosomal protein bL37 yields MSKRADKKRARRRKKANHGKRPGA; encoded by the coding sequence ATGTCCAAGCGTGCCGACAAGAAGCGGGCCCGGCGCAGGAAGAAGGCGAATCACGGCAAGCGGCCCGGCGCCTAG
- a CDS encoding tyrosine-protein phosphatase yields MKFILISLIAAALTASVPTATSASAAPDANAPAVTRIELQGAVNVRDIGGYRTYDGAQVRSGKVVRADALNNLTPGDVRTLAGLNLQTVVDLRTRAEIQAMGADKLPPGVPLVARPIDDTGLYLQMMQVIRSADPQRQQQVLGDGGAERIMANVYRSFLSDDSRAKFGATIRDLANTDGPTLYHCTAGKDRTGWLTYVTLRAVGVPEQTARQDYLLSNRYRAAADAQLRDQVKRAGLMQDPDLLIPLQEVRETYLDTALQQVQQTYGEFGKFLTQGLGLDPGTILKLRRNLVG; encoded by the coding sequence ATGAAGTTTATTCTTATTTCCCTGATCGCTGCCGCCCTGACGGCCTCCGTGCCGACGGCGACCTCGGCCTCGGCCGCCCCCGACGCGAATGCGCCCGCCGTCACCCGGATCGAGTTGCAGGGCGCGGTGAATGTGCGCGATATCGGCGGCTATCGCACCTACGACGGCGCACAGGTCCGGTCCGGCAAGGTCGTTCGCGCGGATGCGCTGAACAATCTCACGCCCGGCGACGTGCGGACATTGGCCGGGCTGAATCTGCAAACGGTGGTCGACCTGCGCACCCGGGCCGAGATTCAGGCCATGGGGGCGGATAAATTGCCGCCCGGGGTGCCGCTGGTGGCGCGGCCGATCGATGACACCGGACTGTATCTCCAGATGATGCAGGTGATTCGGTCGGCGGACCCGCAGCGGCAACAGCAGGTATTGGGCGACGGTGGGGCCGAGCGGATCATGGCGAATGTGTACCGCAGTTTCCTGTCCGACGATTCGCGGGCGAAATTCGGTGCGACCATTCGCGATCTCGCGAACACGGACGGGCCCACCCTGTACCACTGCACCGCGGGCAAGGATCGCACCGGCTGGCTGACCTATGTCACGCTGCGCGCGGTCGGCGTGCCGGAACAGACCGCGCGCCAGGACTATCTGCTGTCCAATCGGTACCGCGCGGCCGCCGACGCGCAACTGCGCGATCAGGTGAAGCGAGCCGGTCTGATGCAGGACCCGGATCTGCTCATTCCGCTCCAGGAGGTACGCGAAACCTATCTGGACACGGCGCTGCAACAGGTGCAGCAGACCTACGGTGAATTCGGGAAATTCCTTACCCAGGGCCTGGGCCTGGATCCGGGAACGATCCTGAAACTACGACGGAATCTGGTCGGCTGA
- a CDS encoding C1 family peptidase, which produces MRYSCLPAAVAFAVGVGIMSAGFAGADPAPPGDHAYGLDIQNARQAEARGDTSSGDALPVRVGAETPPPTYSLRNYALAPGNQGRVGSCVTWATGYSGYGILMNEQNIGGGPMAPMFIYSQIARGNDRGTWASVALPMEQRQGIDTKSDYWQGSFDYTTQPTDQERANAAHFKLSGNKDLTRGDRITNIEKAIASGLPVPIGFEVRESFEGLNKNNSFYNPSPDERTLGGHEVTIVGYGSDGVTIENSWGSGWGDDGFFTAPWSFITGNDIVEVHSMGRLVTEE; this is translated from the coding sequence ATGCGTTACTCGTGTTTACCCGCGGCGGTGGCATTCGCCGTGGGAGTCGGAATCATGTCGGCGGGATTCGCGGGCGCGGATCCCGCCCCGCCCGGTGACCACGCCTACGGTCTCGACATACAGAACGCGCGCCAGGCCGAGGCGCGCGGCGACACCAGTTCCGGGGACGCGCTGCCGGTCCGCGTCGGCGCCGAGACGCCGCCGCCGACCTATTCGCTGCGCAACTACGCGCTGGCGCCGGGGAATCAGGGCCGCGTCGGATCGTGCGTGACGTGGGCGACCGGTTACTCCGGCTACGGAATCCTGATGAACGAGCAGAATATCGGCGGCGGCCCGATGGCGCCGATGTTCATCTACTCGCAGATCGCGCGCGGCAACGACCGGGGCACCTGGGCGTCGGTGGCGCTGCCGATGGAACAGCGTCAGGGCATCGATACCAAATCCGATTACTGGCAGGGCAGTTTCGATTACACCACCCAGCCCACCGATCAGGAGCGGGCGAATGCCGCGCACTTCAAACTGTCCGGCAACAAGGATCTGACCCGGGGAGATCGGATCACCAATATCGAGAAGGCGATCGCGTCCGGCCTGCCGGTACCGATCGGATTCGAGGTTCGGGAGAGCTTCGAGGGATTGAACAAGAACAATTCCTTCTACAATCCCTCCCCCGACGAGCGCACCCTGGGCGGCCACGAGGTGACGATCGTGGGCTACGGCAGCGACGGTGTCACCATCGAGAACTCGTGGGGCTCCGGCTGGGGCGACGACGGATTCTTCACCGCCCCTTGGTCGTTCATCACCGGCAACGATATCGTCGAGGTCCATTCGATGGGCCGACTGGTCACCGAGGAGTGA
- a CDS encoding tyrosine-type recombinase/integrase, whose protein sequence is MTKVDSDGTRKQEKVPSANYGCAKRWRARYVDDFGNEHVQGFRRKTDAEQWLTNQMSTLVQGTHVAPRDAAITVQQWCDQWILGYEIHRKGTVREAKTHIKRITSEFGKVQLSAVRPSSVKAWVAKLKKEGLKPSYVYALHARLSQIMTDAWHEGLIARNPCSRKTSPPMGKQKPYIATTEQVCQLHAAFPKHMQAAVLLGAFAGLRVAEVAALRVDDIDFMRGVIHPKQQWPNEPLKSETSETPIPIPRELTLLLSASKQRWPHENMITNGEAGPCPPWQIERALRDLRENGELASLPEEFSFHDLRHYFASLLISKKADVKTVQARLRHASARTTLDTYGHLWPDADESTRTAIGEVIAERMDSLIATADELRTEDRVKAVRRRSEG, encoded by the coding sequence GTGACCAAGGTCGATTCGGACGGCACCAGGAAACAGGAGAAGGTGCCTTCGGCGAACTACGGGTGCGCGAAGCGGTGGCGTGCCCGTTACGTCGATGATTTCGGCAATGAGCACGTCCAGGGCTTCCGTCGAAAGACTGATGCTGAGCAGTGGCTCACGAATCAGATGTCGACGCTGGTGCAGGGTACGCATGTGGCTCCGCGTGATGCCGCGATCACAGTGCAGCAATGGTGTGATCAGTGGATTCTGGGCTACGAGATTCATCGCAAAGGCACCGTGCGCGAGGCCAAGACACACATCAAACGGATTACCTCGGAATTCGGCAAAGTGCAGCTCTCGGCGGTGCGGCCGTCCTCGGTGAAGGCGTGGGTTGCCAAGCTGAAAAAGGAAGGGCTGAAGCCGAGCTACGTCTACGCCCTGCACGCTCGGCTGTCGCAGATCATGACCGATGCGTGGCATGAGGGACTGATCGCGCGAAATCCGTGCTCGCGCAAGACATCTCCGCCGATGGGTAAACAGAAACCCTACATCGCAACCACTGAGCAAGTTTGCCAATTGCATGCTGCGTTCCCGAAACACATGCAGGCGGCGGTACTGCTCGGAGCGTTCGCGGGCCTGCGAGTCGCGGAAGTGGCAGCACTGCGAGTGGATGACATCGACTTCATGCGCGGCGTGATTCATCCGAAACAGCAGTGGCCGAACGAGCCGCTGAAATCGGAGACCAGCGAAACACCGATCCCGATCCCGCGTGAGCTGACGCTGCTGCTGTCGGCATCGAAACAGCGCTGGCCACACGAGAACATGATCACCAATGGGGAAGCGGGGCCGTGTCCACCGTGGCAGATCGAACGGGCGTTGCGGGACCTTCGTGAGAATGGCGAATTAGCCAGTCTCCCAGAGGAATTCAGCTTCCATGACCTGCGGCACTACTTCGCGTCGCTGCTGATCTCCAAGAAGGCGGACGTGAAGACCGTGCAGGCCCGGCTACGTCACGCATCGGCCCGGACCACCTTGGACACCTACGGACATTTGTGGCCGGACGCAGACGAGTCCACCCGAACCGCCATCGGTGAAGTGATCGCGGAACGGATGGACTCGCTGATCGCTACTGCGGACGAACTGCGGACGGAAGATCGTGTAAAGGCAGTGCGCCGCAGGTCAGAGGGCTAA
- a CDS encoding GntR family transcriptional regulator codes for MMTSRSQLPWGDLPRVISNNDPPWGGCQETGGIFPEETSLGWLHYPGRQEVDALTTDKQPLSRRIAADLRNSILSGERQPGSLLPSERELVEHYRTSKSTANKAIDLLRSEGLLESQFGRGTFVRKRPAIRRVSAARRHAEHRQSGKPIFDTMAIEQGQVPSRRMLHIGRIEIPAEAAQWLQISPGDEVVIRKRLQLLDDQPAVLSTSYYPLWVAAGTRLESPEPLPEGPDELIESLGHDFYRGVEVFQARMPTPEEADLLQLPAGVPVVHMWDVDYNSQGRTLQAAHDIYAGDRHEFAYEWSEGDIRHEQP; via the coding sequence ATGATGACCTCCCGATCTCAACTTCCCTGGGGCGACCTCCCTAGGGTCATCTCTAACAATGACCCTCCCTGGGGAGGTTGTCAAGAGACTGGCGGAATCTTCCCTGAGGAGACTTCTCTAGGGTGGCTGCACTACCCTGGTAGACAGGAGGTGGATGCATTGACGACGGATAAGCAACCGCTCAGTAGGCGGATCGCAGCGGACCTGCGGAACTCCATCCTGTCGGGGGAGCGCCAACCAGGATCGTTGCTGCCGTCTGAGCGGGAGCTCGTCGAGCACTACCGGACTTCGAAGAGCACCGCGAACAAGGCAATCGACCTTCTTCGTTCCGAAGGTCTTCTCGAAAGCCAGTTCGGGCGTGGAACTTTCGTTCGTAAACGACCAGCAATACGCCGTGTCTCGGCCGCCCGCCGACATGCCGAGCACCGCCAGTCCGGAAAGCCGATTTTCGATACCATGGCGATCGAACAAGGCCAGGTTCCATCTCGGCGAATGCTCCATATCGGACGCATCGAGATACCGGCCGAAGCTGCACAATGGCTCCAAATCTCACCTGGAGACGAAGTTGTAATTCGGAAACGTCTCCAGTTGCTGGATGATCAACCAGCCGTATTGTCAACAAGCTACTATCCGCTCTGGGTCGCAGCGGGAACACGACTTGAGTCTCCGGAGCCTCTCCCGGAAGGTCCGGATGAACTTATCGAGTCGCTAGGTCATGACTTCTACCGCGGCGTGGAAGTATTTCAGGCACGAATGCCCACACCCGAAGAAGCTGATCTCTTACAGCTTCCAGCGGGCGTTCCAGTCGTTCACATGTGGGATGTGGACTACAATTCTCAAGGTCGAACACTTCAAGCGGCGCATGACATATACGCAGGTGATCGACATGAATTTGCCTACGAGTGGTCTGAAGGTGATATCCGACATGAGCAACCTTAG
- a CDS encoding phospholipase D-like domain-containing protein codes for MRHTVIRRCALAVAAAAATLVTAALPAHAATAFSLVVFPDQDRSTVYDFINSAGRSIDMTMYELRDSTAVDDLVAKQQAGVAVRVILDRTRQSVNDAAYTALSNAGAGVTWSSSDFVFTHQKTLTVDGEKSLIMSGNLDDHYYANDRDYGVYDSDSADVGAIEHVFAADFAQNSISPTDGDDLVWSPTDAQDRLLGLINGAQRSLDVEELEFGDAALVDALAAAAQRGVAVRVVGMNPSSYGSQFDEVKSAGGQIVTYSASGGLYVHAKAIVADNGTSSAKVFVGSENFSDNSLNKNRELGLIIGDSGVVSGVEQTIDTDFTNGTPY; via the coding sequence ATGCGCCACACCGTTATTCGACGCTGCGCCCTCGCCGTCGCGGCGGCCGCCGCCACCCTGGTCACCGCGGCCCTGCCCGCGCACGCGGCGACGGCGTTCTCGCTGGTCGTATTTCCCGATCAGGACCGTTCCACCGTCTACGATTTCATCAATTCGGCGGGGCGGTCGATCGATATGACCATGTACGAGCTCCGCGACAGCACCGCGGTCGACGACCTGGTGGCCAAGCAGCAGGCGGGCGTCGCGGTCCGCGTGATTCTGGACCGCACCAGGCAATCGGTGAACGACGCGGCCTACACCGCGCTGTCGAATGCGGGGGCCGGGGTGACCTGGTCCTCCTCGGATTTCGTGTTCACCCATCAGAAGACGCTCACGGTGGACGGCGAGAAATCACTGATCATGTCCGGGAATCTGGACGATCACTACTACGCCAACGACCGCGATTACGGCGTCTACGACTCCGATTCGGCCGATGTGGGCGCCATCGAGCACGTCTTCGCCGCCGACTTCGCGCAGAACTCGATCTCGCCCACCGACGGCGACGACCTGGTGTGGTCGCCGACCGACGCGCAGGACCGGCTGCTCGGCCTGATCAACGGGGCCCAGCGCAGCCTGGACGTGGAGGAACTCGAATTCGGTGACGCCGCACTGGTGGACGCCCTGGCCGCCGCCGCGCAGCGCGGAGTGGCGGTGCGCGTGGTCGGCATGAACCCGAGCTCGTACGGCAGCCAGTTCGACGAGGTGAAATCCGCGGGCGGACAGATCGTCACCTACTCCGCGAGCGGTGGCCTATACGTCCACGCCAAGGCCATCGTCGCCGACAACGGCACCTCGTCGGCGAAGGTGTTCGTGGGGTCGGAGAACTTCTCGGACAACTCGCTGAACAAGAACCGCGAGCTGGGATTGATCATTGGGGATTCGGGTGTCGTGAGCGGGGTCGAGCAGACCATCGACACCGACTTCACCAATGGGACGCCTTACTGA
- a CDS encoding replication initiator, producing MTETNVVDLDETRAKRETAADRRSQPNLAGIAEALADKYGTCRRPLVMYAYDPSTGDSKYVGAPCKSTQECQCPGCAARALRLRQQQCREGWHIEEEPVNPKPEPTERQIELFAARAQMQVDYDQAKDAGDSEAMDGIREVVHDLDAELRSTGVRGRLPGLDPQPTTKRQRSTKRRQDAADLPRKKVARSTIGRQFAGKYRPSMFMTLTLPSYGKVYAHGHPDAGAPINPETYDYRRAARDIVHAPALFDRFMQNYRRAVGYDVQYFATVEPQKRGAPHWHVAARGTAEKELIRQVVAGTYHQVWWPNFDHEEYSDGHMPTWDYHAKTFVDSDTGHPLPGWDEVMELIDSVDEYEPAHVVRLGSQVDAQGVLGGTEEAGQKVGYLTKYLTKSIGEIVEADTARLARHYDRLHEELCKTPCSPKCGVWLRYGIVPKGATEKMVPGRCKGKAHRRETLGMRGRRVLVSRRWTGKTLADHQADRVDFVREMLREAGISRPDDRDRWVVRPSDPGDPNKPPREHLIMNDVTTRLAWRYEYDKARLFEPPTPQGDSANQDAA from the coding sequence ATGACCGAGACGAACGTGGTGGACCTGGACGAGACCAGGGCGAAGCGGGAGACGGCGGCGGATCGGCGATCGCAACCGAACCTTGCCGGGATCGCTGAGGCGCTGGCGGACAAGTACGGCACGTGCCGTCGCCCGTTGGTGATGTACGCCTACGACCCGTCGACGGGGGACTCGAAATATGTTGGCGCACCGTGTAAATCAACCCAGGAGTGCCAGTGCCCGGGATGCGCCGCCCGGGCCTTGCGTTTGCGGCAGCAGCAATGCCGTGAGGGCTGGCACATTGAGGAGGAACCCGTGAATCCGAAACCCGAACCGACCGAGCGGCAGATAGAGCTGTTCGCGGCGCGTGCTCAGATGCAGGTCGATTACGACCAGGCGAAAGACGCTGGCGACAGTGAGGCCATGGACGGTATTCGGGAGGTGGTGCACGACCTTGATGCAGAGCTCCGCTCGACCGGGGTCCGGGGCCGTCTCCCGGGATTGGATCCGCAACCTACGACCAAGCGCCAGCGCAGTACCAAGCGTCGCCAGGATGCCGCCGACCTGCCGCGTAAGAAGGTCGCTCGCTCGACCATCGGCCGCCAGTTCGCGGGCAAATACAGGCCCTCGATGTTCATGACGTTGACCCTGCCCAGCTACGGCAAGGTCTACGCCCATGGTCATCCGGACGCAGGTGCGCCGATCAACCCAGAGACCTACGACTACCGGCGGGCGGCCCGTGACATCGTCCATGCGCCGGCACTTTTCGATCGGTTCATGCAGAACTACCGGCGTGCGGTCGGCTACGACGTGCAGTACTTCGCCACCGTGGAACCCCAGAAACGCGGTGCCCCTCATTGGCATGTCGCGGCCCGGGGCACCGCGGAGAAGGAATTGATTCGGCAAGTGGTGGCAGGCACCTATCACCAGGTGTGGTGGCCCAACTTCGACCACGAGGAATACAGCGACGGGCACATGCCGACCTGGGATTACCACGCCAAGACCTTCGTCGATTCCGATACCGGGCATCCGTTGCCGGGCTGGGACGAGGTGATGGAGCTGATCGACAGCGTGGACGAGTACGAGCCTGCGCACGTGGTCCGGCTCGGTAGTCAGGTCGATGCTCAGGGCGTGCTCGGCGGTACCGAGGAGGCGGGGCAGAAGGTTGGCTACCTGACCAAGTACCTGACCAAGTCCATCGGCGAGATCGTGGAAGCCGATACCGCCCGGCTGGCGCGGCATTACGACCGCTTGCACGAGGAGCTGTGCAAGACGCCGTGCTCGCCCAAGTGCGGCGTGTGGCTGCGTTACGGCATTGTTCCGAAGGGCGCCACCGAGAAGATGGTTCCGGGCCGCTGCAAGGGCAAGGCCCATCGTCGCGAGACCTTGGGAATGCGGGGCCGTCGGGTCCTGGTGTCGCGCAGGTGGACCGGGAAGACGCTGGCGGACCATCAGGCCGATCGGGTGGATTTTGTGCGCGAGATGCTCAGGGAGGCAGGCATTTCCCGCCCTGACGATCGGGATCGGTGGGTGGTGCGGCCGTCGGATCCGGGTGACCCGAACAAGCCGCCCCGGGAACACCTGATCATGAACGATGTCACGACCAGGCTGGCGTGGCGCTACGAGTACGACAAGGCCAGATTGTTCGAACCACCTACGCCGCAAGGTGATTCGGCAAACCAGGATGCGGCATAG
- a CDS encoding TY-Chap domain-containing protein, with the protein MTAEWDEFEVMLARCLSELPSRVTLIIAAPGNRYVQFLQYDIRLTVELTGNHYLSEPMGAAAEQLLRRHGWTAPVMAHEIENWHRTLFWPITRRGMLELARAVAVGLRDALGVGSPSELRAMGWTQASGDLDLSVLGTMARRRVI; encoded by the coding sequence GTGACCGCGGAATGGGATGAATTCGAAGTGATGCTCGCCCGCTGCCTGTCGGAATTGCCCTCGCGAGTCACCTTGATCATCGCCGCGCCCGGTAACCGCTACGTGCAATTCTTGCAGTACGACATCCGGCTGACCGTCGAATTGACCGGGAATCACTATCTGTCCGAGCCCATGGGCGCGGCCGCCGAGCAACTGCTGCGCCGACACGGATGGACCGCCCCGGTCATGGCGCACGAGATCGAGAACTGGCATCGCACGCTGTTCTGGCCGATCACCCGGCGCGGCATGCTCGAGCTGGCCCGCGCGGTCGCCGTCGGGCTGCGCGACGCGCTCGGCGTCGGGTCGCCGTCGGAGTTACGGGCCATGGGGTGGACCCAGGCGTCCGGTGATCTCGATCTGAGCGTGCTCGGCACGATGGCGCGGCGGCGCGTGATCTGA
- a CDS encoding helix-turn-helix transcriptional regulator, with product MIEEETYLRATQLEALTGIPAATWRWWAYVGDPTKPPSFKLSARRRVWKKTAVLAWLADQERVGLELEAQRRRMVA from the coding sequence ATGATCGAGGAAGAGACGTACCTGCGGGCGACGCAGTTGGAAGCACTGACCGGGATTCCGGCGGCAACCTGGCGGTGGTGGGCGTATGTCGGTGATCCGACCAAGCCGCCCAGCTTCAAGCTCTCGGCTCGTCGGCGCGTGTGGAAGAAAACCGCCGTGCTGGCTTGGCTGGCGGATCAGGAACGCGTGGGCCTGGAGCTGGAGGCACAGCGTCGCCGGATGGTGGCCTGA